Proteins from a genomic interval of Quercus robur chromosome 9, dhQueRobu3.1, whole genome shotgun sequence:
- the LOC126700512 gene encoding germin-like protein subfamily 1 member 14: MRKAYIVTVALFALAFSLASASDPAPLQDFCVALKDYSDSKSAVFVNGKFCKDPKLVTPEDFFFEGLNNAGNTDNKVGSNVTTVNVDMLAGLNTLGVSLARIDFAPYGENPPHTHPRGTEILVVAEGTLFVGFVTSNTENRLFTKTLNKGDVFVFPVGLIHFQLNVGKTKAIAISAFSSQNAGVITIADAVFGSNPPINPDVLTKAFQLDKNVVEELQKEFGDHNY; this comes from the exons ATGAGGAAAGCTTACATTGTAACTGTTGCCCTCTTCGCTTTGGCATTCTCTCTTGCCTCTGCCTCTGACCCCGCTCCCCTGCAGGACTTTTGTGTTGCACTTAAGGACTACTCGGACTCCAAATCAGCCG TATTTGTTAATGGAAAGTTTTGCAAGGATCCAAAGCTTGTCACACCTGAAGATTTCTTCTTCGAGGGATTGAACAATGCTGGGAACACAGATAATAAAGTTGGGTCAAACGTCACTACCGTGAACGTAGACATGTTAGCAGGCCTCAATACTCTTGGCGTATCCTTGGCTCGAATTGACTTTGCACCATATGGAGAAAATCCTCCCCATACTCACCCTCGCGGCACTGAAATTCTAGTAGTCGCGGAGGGTACTCTCTTTGTTGGTTTTGTAACATCCAACACAGAGAATCGCCTCTTCACCAAAACTCTAAATAAGGGGGATGTGTTTGTCTTTCCAGTTGGTCTCATTCACTTCCAATTAAACGTGGGAAAAACTAAAGCAATTGCCATTTCTGCTTTCAGCAGCCAAAATGCAGGCGTAATCACAATAGCAGATGCTGTCTTTGGATCCAATCCTCCCATTAATCCTGATGTTCTCACCAAGGCCTTCCAACTTGACAAAAATGTGGTTGAAGAGCTTCAAAAAGAATTTGGAGATCAcaattattag